One Schistosoma mansoni, WGS project CABG00000000 data, chromosome 1 unplaced supercontig 0010, strain Puerto Rico, whole genome shotgun sequence DNA window includes the following coding sequences:
- a CDS encoding KRAB-A domain-containing protein: MEVFTKKCDENLNEPPVIPVKPATGSAPRQPPLLENSSDYTVWKFKVTAYLRKVPASEHFDYLVSYLSDEATKRAMVNGFAADNTLAQNWKILDDCFSMPVDPQQAAIRFLSRHQTPGENPIDYFNSLQQMAVQAFPCLDATGRDELIKSRFVEGLISSSLKEHFLLNPPTDINALKRTTFRFMAAEQLKSSIDIHQPTAMAVIQPTKASRPMNSQHISDVTQSSHWSNSRRQFSPAEKKWRSTSSYHGRQSECPYCRRFGKNAKKCGHNRSVNTSKPHIFHLSSYVNHVRPITIKGRVQGIDIEILLDTGASASLIKNELLGRLNHKVQQTRYPSTLLTASGDPLKVNSKVWLDLTIDRHLFRHGFLVCPTLTWDMILGVDFMLEHKAGIFMDSLEAKFGETRIRLHHTDTSFKAVSYVGISDLVRQVNGNRILTEKDRHATIAVLQQFSSVFEESISGNRTSTVQHTICTGDHRPLRQPPRRVPVHYQPQLDTMIKDMLDKNIKVPSSSPYASPIVLVKKKDSSLRLCIDYRRLNAITKRDSFPLPRIDAILDALSGACWFSMLDLASGYWQVEVRPQDRKKTAFVVPNGLYEFQVMPFGLTNAPATFQRLMQTVLQDIVPHKCLIYLDDIIVYGSTPEQHNANLKAVLHLLQQHNLKVKPSKCRLLQKEVVFLGHRNTADGVGTDKEKTRVIVNWPQPKSPEDVRSFLGLASYYRRFVRDFASLAAPLHRLTHKGRKFLWTAECRQAFDALKTRLSSPPILAVPDTSASGGEFILDTDASSSAIGAVLSQVAPDGQERVIAYASRRLDKGETRYSTTRREMLALVKFLQHFRHYLLGKPFRVRTDHRASQWLRSFREPEGQVARWQERLQEFDFTCEYRPGSRHTNADALSRIPQTAGTVNAVLSTALEIDWPSLQAADPEMQIIYQRQLQGNNKPSMKELKDQSLTTRRICTKWSNLKLYGDTLFLINEARQPLLVVPRIKVESIVEQVHRELGHAGERRTEYAVRQRFWWPSMHEDVVQICKNCNTCCRFKSPRQTPRAPLTPMVTTGPHQRVGIDIMGPLTTTKKGNRYILVMVDYLTKWCEAVPLPQQDALMVARVFIDHWVSRYGAPFSLHSDQGPAFESHLIAEICQLLGIRKTRTTAYHPEGNGLVERTNRSIKAILQAFVSRSSQELWDAILPQCLLAYRTSVHGSTGFSPAILLFGHELRLQWRYRRPCCPAKNKSMYHTYVLSVTA; encoded by the coding sequence atggaggtgttcactaaaaaATGCGATGAAAACCTGAACGAACCGCCGGTGATTCCAGTCAAGCCAGCAACTGGCTCAGCTCCCCGTCAACCGCCACTCCTGGAAAACTCGTCAGACTATACAGTGTGGAAGTTCAAAGTCACAGCATATCTTCGTAAAGTTCCAGCCTCGGAACATTTCGATTATCTCGTGTCCTACCTCAGCGACGAAGCTACCAAGAGAGCTATGGTCAACGGGTTTGCGGCGGACAACACTCTCGCCCAGAACTGGAAGATCCTCGACGATTGTTTTTCGATGCCGGTGGATCCCCAACAAGCAGCCATCCGATTTTTGTCACGACATCAAACACCCGGCGAGAATCcaatagattattttaattctttgcAACAGATGGCTGTGCAGGCGTTCCCTTGTCTTGATGCCACTGGACGAGATGAATTGATTAAGTCTCGGTTCGTGGAAGGGTTAATATCCAGTTCCTTAAAGGAACACTTCTTACTAAACCCTCCAACAGATATAAATGCCTTAAAAAGAACAACATTCCGGTTCATGGCAGCCGAGCAGCTAAAAAGCTCAATTGACATACACCAGCCAACGGCGATGGCAGTAATACAACCCACAAAAGCGAGCCGCCCAATGAACTCTCAACACATATCCGACGTTACCCAGTCTTCCCACTGGAGCAACAGCCGAAGACAATTCAGTCCCGCTGAGAAGAAGTGGAGATCAACGAGTAGTTATCACGGTCGTCAATCCGAATGCCCGTACTGCCGAAGGTTTGGCAAAAATGCAAAGAAATGTGGCCATAATCGTTCTGTTAACACAAGTAAACCGCACATTTTCCATTTATCTTCTTATGTTAACCATGTGCGCCCCATTACGATTAAAGGCAGAGTACAGGGTATTGATATCGAAATTTTATTAGACACCGGAGCGTCAGCATCCCTAATTAAGAACGAGCTTTTAGGAAGGCTCAACCATAAAGTCCAACAAACGCGATACCCATCCACATTACTCACAGCAAGCGGAGACCCATTGAAAGTGAACTCTAAGGTATGGTTGGACCTAACGATAGATAGACATCTGTTCCGTCATGGATTTTTAGTTTGTCCGACATTGACTTGGGATATGATACTCGGAGTCGATTTCATGTTAGAACATAAAGCTGGTATATTCATGGACAGCTTGGAAGCGAAATTTGGAGAGACTAGAATACGCCTGCATCATACTGACACGTCATTTAAAGCTGTGTCATATGTGGGAATCTCAGACCTGGTGCGGCAAGTAAACGGCAACCGAATACTAACAGAGAAAGATCGACATGCAACGATTGCCGTGCTTCAACAATTTAGTTCGGTATTCGAAGAGAGTATTTCTGGCAATCGAACTAGTACGGTGCAACACACCATTTGCACGGGGGACCACAGGCCACTTAGGCAACCGCCTCGTAGAGTGCCAGTACATTATCAACCACAACTGGATACGATGATAAAGGATATGCTTGACAAGAATATTAAAGTACCGTCATCATCCCCCTATGCATCACCTATCGTCCTGGTTAAAAAGAAAGATTCCTCTCTGCGACTCTGCATAGACTATCGACGCCTTAACGCTATAACTAAGCGtgactcttttcctcttccgagAATCGATGCTATATTAGACGCTTTGAGTGGCGCATGTTGGTTTTCAATGTTAGACCTAGCATCAGGGTACTGGCAAGTGGAAGTCAGACCACAAGATAGAAAGAAAACCGCATTTGTAGTGCCAAATGGTTTATACGAGTTCCAAGTAATGCCTTTCGGTCTAACGAATGCCCCAGCTACTTTCCAAAGATTAATGCAAACAGTTTTACAAGATATAGTACctcataaatgtttgatttaccTTGATGACATTATTGTGTATGGTAGCACACCCGAGCAACATAATGCTAATCTGAAAGCAGTTCTTCATCTCCTTCAACAACACAACTTAAAAGTAAAACCGTCCAAATGTCGCCTGCTGCAGAAagaagtagttttcttaggacaTCGTAACACTGCAGATGGAGTAGGCACCGATAAAGAAAAGACACGTGTCATTGTTAATTGGCCACAGCCCAAATCACCTGAAGACGTTCGTAGCTTTCTTGGCCTAGCTTCTTACTACAGACGCTTTGTCCGTGACTTTGCATCGTTAGCAGCACCCTTACACCGTTTGACGCACAAAGGACGAAAATTTTTATGGACTGCAGAGTGCCGACAGGCGTtcgatgctttgaagacacgaCTAAGCTCTCCACCCATATTAGCTGTTCCGGATACCTCAGCAAGCGGGGGAGAATTTATACTTGATACGGATGCCAGTTCCTCGGCTATTGGAGCAGTTCTATCACAAGTGGCCCCAGATGGGCAAGAAAGAGTCATTGCGTACGCTAGCCGTCGACTGGATAAGGGTGAAACAAGATATTCGACAACGCGTCGGGAAATGTTAGCATTAGTAAAATTCTTACAACACTTCCGCCATTATTTACTAGGTAAACCTTTCCGTGTACGCACAGACCACCGTGCATCACAATGGCTCCGCTCCTTCCGCGAACCAGAGGGGCAAGTGGCACGCTGGCAAGAACGACTACAAGAGTTCGATTTCACATGCGAGTACCGACCTGGAAGCCGACATACAAACGCAGACGCTCTTTCCCGCATACCTCAAACCGCAGGTACTGTTAATGCAGTTCTTAGCACAGCCTTAGAGATCGATTGGCCTTCCCTGCAAGCAGCAGACCCAGAAATGCAGATTATATACCAAAGACAGTTACAGGGAAACAATAAACCATCCATGAAAGAGTTAAAGGATCAATCATTAACAACTCGTCGTATTTGCACTAAATGGAGCAATCTAAAATTATATGGTGACACGTTATTCTTAATTAACGAAGCGAGACAACCTCTATTGGTAGTACCACGGATAAAAGTTGAGAGCATTGTGGAGCAGGTGCACCGCGAACTAGGTCATGCAGGAGAACGAAGGACGGAATACGCTGTCCGCCAGCGCTTTTGGTGGCCATCCATGCATGAAGATGTAGTGCAAATTTGCAAAAATTGTAACACGTGCTGCCGTTTCAAATCGCCTCGACAGACACCTCGTGCACCGTTAACTCCGATGGTGACCACAGGACCACATCAGCGGGTCGGCATAGATATCATGGGGCcattaacaacaacaaagaaaggGAACCGCTACATACTGGTTATGGTAGATTACTTAACTAAATGGTGCGAAGCAGTACCCCTTCCCCAGCAAGACGCTCTTATGGTTGCCCGAGTTTTCATCGATCATTGGGTTTCCCGCTATGGCGCCCCCTTCTCACTTCATTCTGATCAAGGTCCAGCCTTTGAAAGTCACCTCATCGCCGAGATATGCCAGCTGTTGGGAATCAGGAAGACACGAACCACTGCGTATCACCCAGAAGGTAACGGGCTGGTAGAAAGAACAAACAGAAGTATTAAAGCCATATTGCAAGCGTTTGTGAGCAGATCGTCGCAGGAGTTATGGGATGCTATCCTTCCTCAGTGTCTTTTAGCATATCGTACATCGGTACATGGCTCCACTGGGTTTTCACCCGCTATTTTATTATTCGGGCATGAATTACGCCTACAGTGGAGATACAGACGCCCCTGCTGCCCTGCGAAGAACAAGAGCATGTACCATACATACGTACTCTCCGTAACCGCTTAG